The Alnus glutinosa chromosome 1, dhAlnGlut1.1, whole genome shotgun sequence region CTCGAACTGAGAGGCTAGAAACTTCAAGTCCTCGGCTTTTAGAGCAAAGGCTTCAACTTCTGTAAGGGCTTGGACCGTTCTTGTTGAGATGGGAAGATTGGATGAGGAGTGGGGATCCATAGCCCAATTAGTAATAATTTCTTCGCCACAGAAGTCACCGGCCTTACGATATTCAGATTTGAAGAAGCCCGTTCTTCCACCATTGTTTGTCGTGATCAATAGCGTCCCTCGAATGATGAAGAACATCTCATCAACTCGGTCTCCCTCCCAAACAATGTAGCTTTTCTCTGTGTAGAACACCGGCATGAAACGGTCACACATTGAATCCAACAGTTGTCCGTCCATCTCTGTAAAGACCTGCATGCACCTTAAATACatccaaaataattaataaaaattaaactgcTTTTTTATCGCATGTGTCTCAAAAGGGATCGAGGAGGAAAAAGGGGTGGAACTTACACTCCTTAGTAGTGGCCCACCCATATAGCGCTTAATCTCCTTTGTAATTTCTGTGGGAAGACGTGGGAGAGGATTCCTGGCATCAACATCTTTCCCTTCTTCTATCATGCGTCCTACGTGGGGCATGACGCGCCGCATTATATTGGGAGGGAGCTCCTTGCTCTTCATCCACAACTCTATCTCTCGCTCTTTAGCTTTCTTtgtctcctctttctttttattatccAACCACATAGACAGCTCAATCTTCATGTAAATCTGCAATGGGACCACTTCAATTTATCAAATTCTACTCAcagattattatttatttcaaaacttgagaatgtaaaaatataatcatttaattaatattttaaaacataaatatagTTTTTACCTTCATTTCGCACAAATAAATTCTCTAGCTTATAATTAACAGTAattgaagataaaaataaaaaatataaaaaaatcattagtcGTTAGAAGGATTATTAGTGATCTTGTTAACAATTTCATAACTACAAGACTCTGatataaaaattagtttatgtTCAACTTTCGTAATcctttgataaaagaaaaataatataattaaatacatAATCTAAGCTCTAAAGGGGGAAAGAGCCTTAAAGATATCATCTTAAAAGGAACCATAGTTGATAATCGTAATCATGGAAAACAAAAGTCCATGTTAAGGAGTAATATATCTCGAAGAAAAGAATCTTAGACCAAAAATAAAGGTGTTTGAGTTTATAAACCTATAGTACTTGGGGATGTAAACGAATAAGTTACTTAGGAATAGATTTAGACTTAGACTCTGTTGCGTGAACACAAATAATCGAGTCATACTCATTTAAACTCGGCTCAACTCGCATAAGCTCATATAAACTCGTATAtcgatctttatttttttatagtattatttgaattttataatGAGAACATATTAATTactttaaaagataaaaagaaatttctttCCTAATATGATAAATATAGATTGAATTATGATTCTTTTGAGTATTGATATAGATATCTATATGTGTGCACGCGCGCATACTATAAAACATACATATAGACTTGAGATTGGATTGTTTAAGATTCAagataatttatttgattaacttaaatgataaaattttaacaataattaattaagtaatgATTAGTATGAATTTACGAGAAATAAACTAtcatgatatttattttatttaaggcAACAAAGTcatcttttatgatttttttttttaaatccaatTTTTATTAGGTCGAAACAGGCTGTCAATGAAATTAGTTCAACAATCTGGTTTAAAAAGTTCGTTCTAAATACTACATCACACGTCTCATTCAAATGAAACATTATTCGTTCAACAAGATGTTCCTGAGATGGTCGAACGATGTCTTGGTCGAATTTTGTTCGACCAAGGGGGCCATTGCAAGTCTTGTTCAAATGAGATTGCAGCTGAATGCTTAAGGTTTCATATAATGTCTCGTTCAAACAAGACTTAAGCTGATCATTCGAACGAGATTGTAGCACGGCATTTttgtctttggtttttttttcaaggctgtgacccaatttttttttatgcttaatAAAGACGGCATGGCTGTCCAGTATgttgttttattaatttaatttctatCATTAAGAATTAATGCTCTTCTAAGcagagtttttctttagttttcttATAATTCCTTGAATTAAGTTTTTAGATTATGGAAGAGTTTTGCATTTTGTGACGGGTTTAACTTGCAACCCGCTACGCCACGATGCATCAATTTAACTCAagcaatcactacaaaaaaaaaaaaaaaaaaaaaaaaaaaaaaaaaaaaaaaaaaaaaccggttcATGTATAAATGCCCAAAAAagttttttagcatttattttttgGCATATTAGAAGGGCAGAGTATTGGCGTTTCCGAAATTGGTTTTCAGCAACTTAAAATAAACTAATGTttcaagaaaacaaaatcatgaTAAGGAGGGGCACCAATGTTAAtcttagaaaaggaaaagaaaaaaaaattcaaataacaaaataagataaaaggtacgtagttatatataaagatgatgatgatgagtaAGTGTGAACAACCATATTGTTTGGTTAATCTTCAAAGTTAACCTTTTAGATGACTTATCCAATTACTTAACATGTACATGCTGTTTCTACTATGCGTATAGAAACCATCTTTATTGCTCACACACAAAATTCAATAAATACGGGAGtgaatctttaaaaaagatatattttatatatgttgaGCACCAACCTGCAAATTTCCGATGAAGTACAAAACCAGTAGCATTCCAGTGATCGAAATAGAGGCTGCAAAGCAGTTTTCCCAAAAACTCGGACTTGTTTTAAGGTTTTGACCAAGAGAACTGAAAAAATTGGGGCAACAATTACAATGTAGAAGTAATTATTAGTATAAATTAAGACTAGAGCTGGCTAGCTGTAGCTAGGTAGGGCTCAATATACACAAACAGACGCCAAGATCATGACCCCAATAACACTTACATGTGGCTCaacaaatatttaattaaaatttagttaaaaaccatatttatttattttagctactaaatttttcaaaacatttttatttggtttaacattttaactattcactttcactttttcatttaaaatattatttctttctctaCTTTCCTTATTTCCAAATAACAGAGATAatcatattgtttttttttttttttaatcaatataaGTTATAGATTGTTCAGTTACAGACTTGCAGTGCTCAGCAAATCTTTAGCTATTTTATTGAGCggaatgtgaatttttttttctacaaatctAGCCAAAATAACTATTTTGTTGAGCCCAATATGAGTGCTCAATAAACAAAGAGCATCATCTAAACAACGAGAGCTGTGTATATTTTAACGTAATTTCATGCATATTTGAGCTAATTGGCTGAACAAGGATtgctcctcttcttccttatttatttattttttttactattttcttttgACTACGACAAAACAAAACCATCTGAAAAAAATGCTATCATGCAATATAGTCTTactttagaacaaaaaaaaacaatataggAGCACTGGCAATGGATATTGCACGAATTCCTGTTTtatcatattttgttttctgCATGGATGATATGTTTATTGATGACAAGGATATAAAAATTGTACGTTGCGGAATTAATGATAAAGATAGCCTAACGATGTGCATACCTCAAATTTTGTAAGCCCCACCAGAGACAGTATGCGAGCTTTTGTGGAAAACTTATAGACAGTATGCGAGATTCAACGGCTTGAAGGAATATTCCAAAATAAGCATCGTGATCATTTGGTGGATTTGCTGGCGGCGGACAAGTATTCTGATCAGTACATCTAAAAGCACCTTGGCTACATCCGAATCCATTAGGCTTTTCAAAGCACCTTTGCCAACAAGCCGTCTCTCTTTCGATAGAAAGAAAGTACCAAAAGGCACCCAATACCTACAAGACCAGCATATATTAGGGTTTTAAGCTCAGTAAATTTACAGATAtcctaacaaaaaataaagtaaaataataaaagaatgtaAGAAACTCTGCAGATATGAGAGAAAATATACTAGAACCGGTCATCATATCAACTGAtcaataaaaaaaggaaaaaaaaaaaagaaaaagtactcaACACTTATACGTACACTAATAACGTACGTTGTATGTGTTTTCGAGGTACGTAGTTGTACCAAAATGTATAATCCATGTAAATGCAGTGACTGACAAACGAAACAATGGACAATTAAAATGGTAATTAAATACTACTTTTTCATGGATATATATGAAGTCTTTCTACAAGAAAAACTCAATACATGCTGCATGTAGTGCCATTGACTCCGATCCGTTAGGACTGAAATGATTAATAGATTCAATATTTGAATTGATTTATAGTGAAAGAAAGTGATGGTAAATTTTAAATTGGCTATAATTTTATTGTGGATGTTTTATAGAGAAGTCAAATGCAATTATAGGAAACCAATAGAGCTCTTGCACgttaaatcaaaataaatggagtgcaattataaatttttagtaaaataaattgtaaCTAATAGTAACTTAAAACAAGTCATGAGATGGCAAATATCTTATGTTCAGTGGAGATAGTTTTATTTTCTCATGATAACCTTCCTCGTGCTAATAATTACCCTTTGGGCTTAGCCTAATTATACAAGGAATATATAGAACTCCTAATAGCCATGTTATTAAGTACTGTTAGGGTAAGATTTGGTTTCCAAGTCTTACTGTAATTGGGATTCACATGTCTATTTAAAGAAGTCTTATATACGAGAGCTTACACTCTTTGATTACAATTTAGAATTGAGTATGTAGAAGTTGACAGAGGTTTGGAGAGCAAACCCTAGCCACCAAACACAAACTCAAAATCTTTCTTGAAGTCGAAATCATCAATGTATGTCATTTCTTTCATgaatacacattttttttttttattgaaaaaactgGTGCATTGTTAATCATGAAGCTCGACCCCAGAGATTTTTTTCGCTGCTCTGGATGTGATTATTTGATGTGTTCCAAACTGTTTTGGTGTAAGTCTAGGTTTAAAGTTGAAGTCGGTCTTAGGATATGGTTTAATAGCTTGGTTCAAATTAAAGAAGAGAATAGCTCGTTTGCAACTTCAATTGTATGGCATTCGAATTGAATGAggtaatttttttcaaagttcAATATGCAAGACATAATGCCTCGATCACTAGCATGTTCAAAGGGTATTCAAATGAGAACATAAAAGGAATTTCAAGAACATGTTCCAGTATGCCTCAATCGCAGTCAAGATTCCAGGCCCGTTCGAGCCAGGACTTTAAGGCATTAGATTTCAAGATCCAGAAAGGCTCTATCACACACTGTTCAAACAAATTTGGTTTGAGTTGTTCACAAGGTTTCACAGGAAGCCCCAATCGCCATGTTCGATTTTCGTTTGAACACCGCTATGTGATTTTTGTGAAAATTTAGCTCCCGTTCAAACGATACTTAATCTCATTGAAACTAAACTGCGCAAACTATTTTAAATCTTAGCCGACTTACCCTAAACTTTAGGTTTCTCCCCATATATATAAGCCTCATAAGCCACGATTTTCATAAGACTTGGATGCtattttttcattattcttGGAGAAATTTCTAAACACATTTGAGCCTTCAAAACAATttattctttctcctttttttgtTCCAATAACCAAAACACAGAAAAACTTTTAGCCACCAGAATTTTGGGTTGTAGCAGACAAAGTTTGTTCGTGAATGTAATCATTGTAGAAGAATACAAGAGTTTCTGAAAATACTGCGATCGATGGAGATGAACGGGTATAGTTTGTTGGGTTTGCATAGTAATTCTTTAGTTACAAAGTTTTGTAAGTAGATCAATTTATAACATAAATCTTCTATAGTAAATACATTTGGAGTTGAATGGCCTGCATAGtgattttacttttgaagagttaCTAAGATTCAAAAGGTTTTCACCTCATCTCCAAATctttattgattttatttaatgttttgttGGATTGTGGTGATTTTAACTGTGGTGTTTGGCTTAACCATTGATGTAATGATGTGTTTAATATTCTAAATTGTTACTATTGGGGGGTTTTTCATTCACATGTTAGAACCTCACAGTTTAAACTTGTGTAAACTTGTAGGTTTATCATAAGGACCTAAATGGACCTCAGACAACCTACTATGGATATCCACCAAAGCATCCGAACAAGCTGGTTTCCATCTCCAAACTCCATTCCTAAAAACAGAATTAACCTTTGCATCCAGATGACTTTGAGAATCATAAATGACTCTATAACCAAATTTATCAAATAACACTCCAAGAAGATGCCAATGATCAAACCACAAATGGATATTTAGACCATCACCAACCTCAAACTTCAGGAAACCACGAGCTAAATTCCTCATCTTAAGAAGCTTCCTCCAACACCAAAAACAATTTTGGGGAATACTAACACTCCAAAAGCTCTTTCCCTTTAGCATATACGTATTTAATtagttataattatatatacattGATATAAACTACTCTCACAATGCATGATTTTAATTCATTAAGATCGATTCAATTTGAAATCCAAAATAactttatcttaaaaaaaacaacgaGACCTTGATAAAATTCCAACACTTATAAAAGCATAATTGAAATAAGCAATGGAAAATTCAAGATGAGGAAAAATTTCATATTCGTTTTGtctttttggaaaaataaaataaaaaataaaaccgaATATGAAATTAGTAATCAAACTTACATGACTTGCAAGGATATACAGGAAGAAGTTAAAAGCTGCTTCAGCCGGTACAATCCTAACACGTTGGAGGCCCGACCCGGTAAGTATCTTCCGCGAGCGGTGGATTCGCAAAACTCTTGGTACATATTGCAAGACAACAACAGCAGTCAAGAAATCCCTtgtgttaaaaaatttagagcTTGTCTTCACTGATAAAATTTTTGGAATTAACACCTGCACAAATTACAATGATCAAGTGTCTGTCTGTAAGACATTTTTTAAATGGATGAGATTTGATTGTAAttcaatataatattttataattagatttgattgtatatgtatttaaattgggaaaagtacacataaccccctcaaactatcattcaattgtcaatgtaccccctaaactaccaattgtgtcaatctccccccttaaactaccagaaaatgtcaatgtccctcctaagactaaaaaaaagacaaaaatgaccctaatttttttttaataaggcaaaaatgtccccataaatacaaaaaaaattaaaactaaaactaaaaaaattaaataaaattaaataaaattaaataaaaaacgaaaaaaaaatatttaaaaaaaagaactaattttttaatttttttttaaaaagtaaacaaaaaataactgattttttttttttaaaaaaaaaacaaatgaaaaaaataaaaaagaaaaaccagtttttattaaattaaaaaacgaaaaataacaaatttttttaaagaaaaaaaacaaagaaacaaaaaataactgaaatttatttatttatttattttaaaaaaacaaataaaaaaaaccagcttttattaaattaaaaaacgaaaaagaacattttttttaaagaaaataaaacgaaaaaacaaaaaataactgaaatttatttatttattttttaaaaaataaaacaaatgaaaagaaaaccagtttttatttaattaaaaaaacgaaaaagaacaattttttttttaaaaaaaaaaaagaaaaaaaaactgaaaattattatttaaaaaaataataaaaaacagttttaatttttaatttttttttggaataattttttgttattttatatttttttaataattttttttttaattttaatttttttttaataattttatgaagggtatttttgtcattagggggacattgacattttctggtagtttaaggggggagattgacacaattggtagtttggggggtacattgacaatgatgtggtagtttgagggggttatatgtacttttcccatttaaatttgatttgattttttaattttaggtaATCAAAATTgattgtattatatttaaatctgATTTGATGCAATCTCCACATGTTATATTTGTATCaagaaaaaatacattttatcaTTACTAAAGTTTgacaactttttcatttttgcctTTAAGGTTTAAAAAGAGAGAATGTATCCTAATAAAGTTTTCGAAATTTTCAATGTAAGCACTCTATTAGCCATTTCCATCTACTTTGATGAAAAATGGCTCACATATTGTAACGATACActccaacgacacaatattgtccgcttttggctcatCCGAACCCGACTTCTCAATAGGTCACCCATCGTAATACTACTCCCGCATAATTGCAAAGTTCTGATAGGTCCGTGGCCATCAAGGCTTCAAAACGTGTTGTATCAAGAAGAGTGCGAATAtgcatataagcacatccttatACTATATCCCTAGATGATGTGGGACGTTACATATATACCGCACGTACattttttggtacaaaatttccaaaatgaCCTCaataaaaagaatgaaaaaattgGGTGGTTTCAGCCACCTCCATGAGCCGCACCACCCCCATTTCGGTCAAATGGGGGTGGATCGACCACCTTCATTCCAATCAATGGGAATGGATCGGCCACTCTCATTTggccctttgggggtggccgaaccaccccaatgGGCAGTGGGGGTGGCTCACCACCCTCATTCCTGTCAGATgggggtggtcgagccaccccaTTTGGCCCATAGGGGTGGCTATGaccatcgtttttttttttttaaagtatggGTATTTAggtattttcaataattttcgTTAAAGAAGTCAGAAATAATTAACAGAGTGCTTACCTTGAAAATTTCGAAAACTTTGTTGGGGTTATATTACCGGCCACTTTTTAAATATCGAAGGCAAAAGTAAAAAAGTGGTCAAACTTTGAAGggataaaatgtattttttcctttttattattattacgtATCTTAtataattctcctataaatataaacattttgtattgtaaattttatCAAggaataagagcataatgtgaTTTTTAGGATTTTAACCTATATGTGGACGTAAATCATAGACGGAATCATGTAAATTTTTGTGTTGCTTCTTTCCTTTTATTCCACTATTCAATTTTACTTTTCATtcgattaatttttgtttcttcaggATGTCAAAGCCTTCGTCTAATGCCAATGTTCTATCCCTGGCTCATGGATTCTTATTTTCTCCCTTTTCCCTAAGCGTCgccccttcttttttcttccttcaagTCAAAACACCACATATATACCATATTTGTATTATTCTCACTTATCCCAATTCTACTATCTCATTAAGGAATAAATGCATAATATGGTCCTTAACACTTTAACGTACATGTGAATGTAAGTTATAGACCAAGTCACGTAAATATTTGCATCTCTATCATcctttgtatttgtttaatttcttttattttaatatttaatttcattttctattcaattaaGTTTTTCTTCACTGACAGCATATCATTATGATGCGAATATGGGGAcaaataatgtggtattataTGCCTCTCTTACACTTTTTTATTAGCATTAACAAGAAATAATgtgtttcttttatatatatgttaaataaaaaatgccaCTATTTTAGAAAAGTAGTTAATATTATCCGGAAAAAATCTCCACAATAACAAAAAGGATCCAAAGCAAGATTCGCAGTCTTAACCTTAAAATAACATTTGCAAATTAAACAATTCAAATTCCAGAAGCAGAGAAAAGTGTCCCTTACCTGTGGGAGAGGAAGAATAGCGAGAACGTCAATTACGAAGTACCACGAGAAGAAGTACTTATACCGCTTTGTTAATCCAAGCTTACGAGAGTCTTTATCGTCGATGTAATGACAAATAAATTGCAAACTGATGTTCAATAGATTAACGAAATCCGTGACATATCGTAAACTATAGGCTATGATCTTTAATCCGTTATCCAACCGCCAGCACTTgttattttcaacttttttaatgCTGATTGGAaggtaaaagaacaaaggatCCATTGATACTGCAATTACACACGACAATGCAATCATCATATTCCACCTTCGAAGCAACCGCCCCTGTGAATCAAGAATTGTTTTTATTCTTGAATCATCCGATCCATCATCCTGATCCCtgaacacaatatatatatatatatatatataacaagcaAAAAATCAGGTTAATGAAATATCTTTTCACTTTCTCCTTTCAACTCATGATGTAAATACTTCTATCCTTCAATATAATCTAGTTGCTTCGAATTTGCCTATATATCTTTCAGGGTTTGGAGTTTTTCAAAAAGCCATgctacaagtctttttttttttttttttttttttttttttttttttttaatgtaaattactttcaaaaaatatttctcaTATTTTCAATGTatagtgtaataaaaaaaatgagtgctTAATTAATTCTGCTTTTACTACAAATTTTATTACAAACTGATATGACAACTCACTTAATAGTACTTATCATATTAATTACTAAACAATTAATTGTAATGATCAGACTCTTCacacttatttattatattcattTCTACATATTGACCTAAAATATACGTAGTACTTATCATATTAACCTAAAATGCCTACCTAGTCAAAGATAATTCTTtctgacaaaaaaataaaaataaacgcTAGATACTAAAATTTTATCTAGCTAATATTTATCCAATAAAAATGGTATGACACTTTCGACTAGTAATTTGATTAACtagtattaaataaaaaatttaataattaacttGAAGTGTCCCATCAATAATATTGgtcaattataaaaaataatgaaggaTACTGATTATtaataattagtttaattattaCATCAACTTCGTGCAGTActacagtatatatatatatatatatataaatagtggTTAAAATCACATTAATTACCATgataaagaaggaaagaaaattttgatgatAAATAAAGTTAAT contains the following coding sequences:
- the LOC133862369 gene encoding cyclic nucleotide-gated ion channel 1-like, with translation MSYNWHRLEKGMRDQDDGSDDSRIKTILDSQGRLLRRWNMMIALSCVIAVSMDPLFFYLPISIKKVENNKCWRLDNGLKIIAYSLRYVTDFVNLLNISLQFICHYIDDKDSRKLGLTKRYKYFFSWYFVIDVLAILPLPQVLIPKILSVKTSSKFFNTRDFLTAVVVLQYVPRVLRIHRSRKILTGSGLQRVRIVPAEAAFNFFLYILASHVLGAFWYFLSIERETACWQRCFEKPNGFGCSQGAFRCTDQNTCPPPANPPNDHDAYFGIFLQAVESRILSISFPQKLAYCLWWGLQNLSSLGQNLKTSPSFWENCFAASISITGMLLVLYFIGNLQIYMKIELSMWLDNKKKEETKKAKEREIELWMKSKELPPNIMRRVMPHVGRMIEEGKDVDARNPLPRLPTEITKEIKRYMGGPLLRSVFTEMDGQLLDSMCDRFMPVFYTEKSYIVWEGDRVDEMFFIIRGTLLITTNNGGRTGFFKSEYRKAGDFCGEEIITNWAMDPHSSSNLPISTRTVQALTEVEAFALKAEDLKFLASQFELGGKQLRDTCRRHSPDQWRNWAASIIQAAWRRYKSLRADKENKLQDALASSLSFGAAIYASRFAANALCTRKARVLERIPPAHVASKTSRARFYIEEQ